The Leptodactylus fuscus isolate aLepFus1 chromosome 3, aLepFus1.hap2, whole genome shotgun sequence genome has a segment encoding these proteins:
- the EPAS1 gene encoding endothelial PAS domain-containing protein 1 isoform X2, whose amino-acid sequence MRLTISFLRTQKLLSSVCAEADLDTDSENQIDNLYLKAMEGFVAVVTQDGDMIFLSENINKYMGLTQVELTGHSIFDFTHPCDHDEIRENLSLKCGAGIGKKNKDSNTERDFFMRMKCTVTNRGRTVNLKSATWKVLHCTGHVKTYNSYNLHSLCGYKEPMLNCLVMMCQPIQHPSNIDIPLDSKTFLSRHSMDMKFTYCDDRITELIGYHPEELLGRSAYEFYHALDSESMTKSHQNLCTKGQVVSGQYRMLAKHGGYVWVESHGTVIYNTRNSQPQCIVCVNYVLSEIEKNNIVFSMDQTESLFKPHPMSMNSIFSSAVSDKTSDFLFAKLKEEPEELAQLAPTPGDEIISLDFGAQTYEESSTYNGGAQTSPSKWPLEVKSHNSQAEIINLPSFTAPQVAPGSSTPSASSNSGSSTPSSPGEYYTTLEEDLKIELIEKLFAMDTETKNKCTTQNDFNELDLETLAPYIPMDGEDFQLNPICQDECPLNDSTQPPQQNLGSMNTLFQSGAPPAQSQFLHQNFCQPMAAKGSNPNQEGLPNGLFNGERKSPPLPGYHAGGSTPLSSMGGRPNVQWPPDPPVSYMHTKWRLMDQYNERPSHSPSGRPLHLHGMPLYKQRSLESFGQRGKDLHPSDVPFCSSMKRKRQLDYGDQGYPQLNVGELPDNPIHSIMWKRMKSLKSDMCPLVSEKKSLSTSVLTDEYICNRHRGISPHMSEHSQSQQQCATHSREERKTPYPGPFFSCNYHEYNMPQSQKAKALTNRLIGPSYEPYLLPELTRYDCEVNVPVLGNSNLLQGGDLLRALDQTT is encoded by the exons ATGCGCCTGACCATCAGTTTCCTCCGCACACAAAAACTACTCTCTTCAG TATGTGCAGAGGCCGACCTGGACACAGACTCTGAAAACCAGATCGACAATTTGTATCTGAAGGCTATGGAAGGATTTGTTGCTGTCGTGACTCAGGATGGTGACATGATCTTCCTGTCTGAAAACATTAACAAGTACATGGGTCTAACACAG GTGGAACTCACAGGACACAGCATCTTTGACTTCACCCATCCATGTGATCATGATGAGATAAGAGAGAATTTAAGCCTGAAGTGTG GCGCCGGCATCGGAAAGAAGAACAAGGATTCCAATACAGAGCGGGATTTCTTCATGAGAATGAAATGCACCGTCACCAACAGGGGCAGAACCGTCAATCTCAAATCTGCCACCTGGAAG GTGTTGCATTGCACTGGTCACGTCAAGACGTACAACTCCTACAACCTGCACAGTCTCTGTGGCTACAAGGAACCAATGCTCAACTGCCTGGTGATGATGTGCCAGCCCATACAGCACCCCTCCAACATTGACATCCCGCTGGACAGCAAAACCTTCCTGAGCCGCCACAGCATGGACATGAAGTTCACCTACTGCGATGACAG AATTACGGAATTGATCGGATATCACCCAGAGGAGCTCCTTGGGCGCTCGGCCTATGAGTTTTATCATGCCTTGGATTCAGAAAGTATGACTAAAAGCCACCAGAATT TGTGCACTAAAGGTCAAGTGGTCAGTGGTCAGTACCGGATGCTTGCCAAGCATGGTGGCTATGTCTGGGTGGAGAGTCACGGCACAGTCATCTACAACACACGCAACTCTCAACCACAATGCATTGTCTGCGTGAACTATGTTCTGAG TGAGATTGAAAAAAACAATATTGTATTTTCCATGGACCAAACAGAGTCTCTATTCAAACCGCATCCGATGTCCATGAACTCCATCTTTAGCAGCGCGGTCTCTGATAAGACAAGCGACTTCTTGTTTGCCAAACTGAAGGAAGAGCCAGAAGAGTTGGCACAACTCGCTCCCACCCCAGGGGATGAGATCATCTCTTTGGACTTTG GTGCTCAGACGTATGAGGAATCATCAACTTACAATGGAGGTGCCCAGACCAGCCCAAGCAAGTGGCCACTGGAAGTCAAGAGCCACAATTCCCAGGCTGAAATTATTAACCTTCCGTCCTTCACAGCTCCTCAGGTGGCACCAGGAAGCAGCACTCCAAGTGCCAGCAGTAACAGTGGCTCCTCTACG CCAAGCAGTCCAGGAGAATACTACACAACCTTAGAAGAAGATCTCAAGATCGAGCTGATCGAGAAGCTGTTTGCTATGGATACAGAGACAAAGAATAAATGTACTACCCAG AATGACTTTAACGAATTGGATCTCGAAACTCTTGCTCCATACATTCCCATGGATGGTGAAGATTTCCAGTTGAATCCCATATGTCAGGATGAGTGCCCCCTTAATGACAGCACACAGCCCCCCCAGCAGAACCTGGGTAGCATGAACACACTATTCCAGTCCGGCGCTCCTCCAGCACAGAGCCAGTTCCTTCATCAGAACTTTTGTCAACCTATGGCAGCTAAAGGTAGTAATCCCAACCAGGAGGGCCTGCCCAACGGGCTGTTCAATGGTGAGAGAAAATCGCCACCATTACCAGGATATCATGCTGGTGGTAGTACTCCACTGTCCTCAATGGGAGGGCGGCCTAACGTACAATGGCCTCCGGATCCACCCGTCAGTTATATGCACACAAAGTGGAGATTGATGGATCAGTACAACGAAAGGCCATCCCATTCTCCGTCAGGACGCCCATTACATTTACATGGCATGCCATTATATAAACAAAG ATCACTTGAGAGTTTTGGTCAGCGGGGCAAAGATTTACACCCCAGCGATGTCCCATTCTGCAGCAGCATGAAGAGGAAGCGGCAGCTTGACTACGGAGATCAGGGATATCCACAGCTCAACGTG gggGAGTTACCGGATAACCCCATACATTCAATAATGTGGAAACGGATGAAATCTCTGAAATCAGATATGTGCCCACTTGTATCAGAAAAGAAATCCTTGAGTACAAGTGTTCTTACTG ACGAGTACATCTGTAATCGGCATCGGGGAATAAGTCCTCATATGTCGGAGCATTCGCAGTCACAACAACAATGTGCAACACACTCAAGAGAGGAAAGGAAAACCCCGTACCCGGGCCCGTTCTTCAGCTGTAACTACCATGAATACAACATGCCACAGTCCCAAAAAGCAAAAG CTCTGACCAACCGTCTCATCGGGCCATCCTACGAGCCTTACCTGTTGCCAGAATTGACAAGATATGACTGTGAGGTCAATGTGCCAGTACTGGGCAATTCCAACCTCCTGCAAGGCGGGGACCTACTCAGAGCACTGGACCAGACCACCTGA
- the EPAS1 gene encoding endothelial PAS domain-containing protein 1 isoform X1, with protein sequence MTADKEKKRSSSERRKEKSRDAARCRRSKETEVFYELAHQLPLPQNISSHLDKASIMRLTISFLRTQKLLSSVCAEADLDTDSENQIDNLYLKAMEGFVAVVTQDGDMIFLSENINKYMGLTQVELTGHSIFDFTHPCDHDEIRENLSLKCGAGIGKKNKDSNTERDFFMRMKCTVTNRGRTVNLKSATWKVLHCTGHVKTYNSYNLHSLCGYKEPMLNCLVMMCQPIQHPSNIDIPLDSKTFLSRHSMDMKFTYCDDRITELIGYHPEELLGRSAYEFYHALDSESMTKSHQNLCTKGQVVSGQYRMLAKHGGYVWVESHGTVIYNTRNSQPQCIVCVNYVLSEIEKNNIVFSMDQTESLFKPHPMSMNSIFSSAVSDKTSDFLFAKLKEEPEELAQLAPTPGDEIISLDFGAQTYEESSTYNGGAQTSPSKWPLEVKSHNSQAEIINLPSFTAPQVAPGSSTPSASSNSGSSTPSSPGEYYTTLEEDLKIELIEKLFAMDTETKNKCTTQNDFNELDLETLAPYIPMDGEDFQLNPICQDECPLNDSTQPPQQNLGSMNTLFQSGAPPAQSQFLHQNFCQPMAAKGSNPNQEGLPNGLFNGERKSPPLPGYHAGGSTPLSSMGGRPNVQWPPDPPVSYMHTKWRLMDQYNERPSHSPSGRPLHLHGMPLYKQRSLESFGQRGKDLHPSDVPFCSSMKRKRQLDYGDQGYPQLNVGELPDNPIHSIMWKRMKSLKSDMCPLVSEKKSLSTSVLTDEYICNRHRGISPHMSEHSQSQQQCATHSREERKTPYPGPFFSCNYHEYNMPQSQKAKALTNRLIGPSYEPYLLPELTRYDCEVNVPVLGNSNLLQGGDLLRALDQTT encoded by the exons gagcagctcagagagaaggaaggagaagtcTCGAGATGCCGCCAGGTGCCGGAGAAGTAAAGAGACTGAGGTCTTCTATGAGTTGGCTCATCAGCTTCCTTTGCCTCAGAACATCAGCTCACATTTGGACAAGGCCTCCATCATGCGCCTGACCATCAGTTTCCTCCGCACACAAAAACTACTCTCTTCAG TATGTGCAGAGGCCGACCTGGACACAGACTCTGAAAACCAGATCGACAATTTGTATCTGAAGGCTATGGAAGGATTTGTTGCTGTCGTGACTCAGGATGGTGACATGATCTTCCTGTCTGAAAACATTAACAAGTACATGGGTCTAACACAG GTGGAACTCACAGGACACAGCATCTTTGACTTCACCCATCCATGTGATCATGATGAGATAAGAGAGAATTTAAGCCTGAAGTGTG GCGCCGGCATCGGAAAGAAGAACAAGGATTCCAATACAGAGCGGGATTTCTTCATGAGAATGAAATGCACCGTCACCAACAGGGGCAGAACCGTCAATCTCAAATCTGCCACCTGGAAG GTGTTGCATTGCACTGGTCACGTCAAGACGTACAACTCCTACAACCTGCACAGTCTCTGTGGCTACAAGGAACCAATGCTCAACTGCCTGGTGATGATGTGCCAGCCCATACAGCACCCCTCCAACATTGACATCCCGCTGGACAGCAAAACCTTCCTGAGCCGCCACAGCATGGACATGAAGTTCACCTACTGCGATGACAG AATTACGGAATTGATCGGATATCACCCAGAGGAGCTCCTTGGGCGCTCGGCCTATGAGTTTTATCATGCCTTGGATTCAGAAAGTATGACTAAAAGCCACCAGAATT TGTGCACTAAAGGTCAAGTGGTCAGTGGTCAGTACCGGATGCTTGCCAAGCATGGTGGCTATGTCTGGGTGGAGAGTCACGGCACAGTCATCTACAACACACGCAACTCTCAACCACAATGCATTGTCTGCGTGAACTATGTTCTGAG TGAGATTGAAAAAAACAATATTGTATTTTCCATGGACCAAACAGAGTCTCTATTCAAACCGCATCCGATGTCCATGAACTCCATCTTTAGCAGCGCGGTCTCTGATAAGACAAGCGACTTCTTGTTTGCCAAACTGAAGGAAGAGCCAGAAGAGTTGGCACAACTCGCTCCCACCCCAGGGGATGAGATCATCTCTTTGGACTTTG GTGCTCAGACGTATGAGGAATCATCAACTTACAATGGAGGTGCCCAGACCAGCCCAAGCAAGTGGCCACTGGAAGTCAAGAGCCACAATTCCCAGGCTGAAATTATTAACCTTCCGTCCTTCACAGCTCCTCAGGTGGCACCAGGAAGCAGCACTCCAAGTGCCAGCAGTAACAGTGGCTCCTCTACG CCAAGCAGTCCAGGAGAATACTACACAACCTTAGAAGAAGATCTCAAGATCGAGCTGATCGAGAAGCTGTTTGCTATGGATACAGAGACAAAGAATAAATGTACTACCCAG AATGACTTTAACGAATTGGATCTCGAAACTCTTGCTCCATACATTCCCATGGATGGTGAAGATTTCCAGTTGAATCCCATATGTCAGGATGAGTGCCCCCTTAATGACAGCACACAGCCCCCCCAGCAGAACCTGGGTAGCATGAACACACTATTCCAGTCCGGCGCTCCTCCAGCACAGAGCCAGTTCCTTCATCAGAACTTTTGTCAACCTATGGCAGCTAAAGGTAGTAATCCCAACCAGGAGGGCCTGCCCAACGGGCTGTTCAATGGTGAGAGAAAATCGCCACCATTACCAGGATATCATGCTGGTGGTAGTACTCCACTGTCCTCAATGGGAGGGCGGCCTAACGTACAATGGCCTCCGGATCCACCCGTCAGTTATATGCACACAAAGTGGAGATTGATGGATCAGTACAACGAAAGGCCATCCCATTCTCCGTCAGGACGCCCATTACATTTACATGGCATGCCATTATATAAACAAAG ATCACTTGAGAGTTTTGGTCAGCGGGGCAAAGATTTACACCCCAGCGATGTCCCATTCTGCAGCAGCATGAAGAGGAAGCGGCAGCTTGACTACGGAGATCAGGGATATCCACAGCTCAACGTG gggGAGTTACCGGATAACCCCATACATTCAATAATGTGGAAACGGATGAAATCTCTGAAATCAGATATGTGCCCACTTGTATCAGAAAAGAAATCCTTGAGTACAAGTGTTCTTACTG ACGAGTACATCTGTAATCGGCATCGGGGAATAAGTCCTCATATGTCGGAGCATTCGCAGTCACAACAACAATGTGCAACACACTCAAGAGAGGAAAGGAAAACCCCGTACCCGGGCCCGTTCTTCAGCTGTAACTACCATGAATACAACATGCCACAGTCCCAAAAAGCAAAAG CTCTGACCAACCGTCTCATCGGGCCATCCTACGAGCCTTACCTGTTGCCAGAATTGACAAGATATGACTGTGAGGTCAATGTGCCAGTACTGGGCAATTCCAACCTCCTGCAAGGCGGGGACCTACTCAGAGCACTGGACCAGACCACCTGA